The following proteins are co-located in the Amyelois transitella isolate CPQ chromosome W, ilAmyTran1.1, whole genome shotgun sequence genome:
- the LOC132904320 gene encoding uncharacterized protein LOC132904320 produces the protein MSLLKTSLPQEGTGRAAVGESLPASSGAGCPTVSGGGKNRHRDASPLILTSQPEAGSLSEAEWVSVESLLEVQPRQRAPKRGREGEDGASAEMPAPKAPKAPIMKAAKAAKKGGRPKSTLSADARRELVAAKRDEAEKAVAEMAKKAETLQASSPADKGTLGDQAATNIKIIREIAAHSGNLKGTFQKGLKDAAASLEKVMSALSSGSTGEEAERLRVICERMEAKVSSLEKEVAQLRAAINSERPERAALAPAPLTEFRQEETEVLQRLILSTMSPVLDARFEGLQDRLLPAKSLRPALAADKRRTPAKETSGDGLAASVADMLPVSDTDVEEVPVPAPASRTAVWRKAPPQPTPEPKPKKGKGKRGRKGKGNKGNSAPTAPEPVPLVTPPRSSTRSANSSSYAAVTAAPASRPTALPPAPGPSEEPWKKVPEKGARRKSAAAAAPPRGNQAAAKKEKGPQPPKLRPPRSAAVVIRLRPDAEKRGATYGQIMDLAMDKVDLGALGIPGVKFKKAATGARILEIAGTEKDDKANLLASKLKEVLDPQVAEVSRPLKSVDVRVLELCDSATPALVCSAIARAGQCPESEIRVGDIREDRSGVRTAWVRCPIAAAKRLTANGTRLLVGWVSAQVKLLPARPMQCFRCLETGHVSQRCTAESDRSLLCYRCGEPGHKAAACNAAPKCILCAGAGKPTGHRVGSKACSSTRQNKKRRGGKRGASAATAQTQPARAAQSAEVMETGAS, from the coding sequence ATGTCGCTTCTTAAGACTTCACTACCCCAGGAGGGTACCGGCCGCGCCGCGGTCGGAGAATCCCTCCCCGCGTCCTCGGGCGCGGGCTGCCCCACCGTATCTGGGGGGGGCAAGAACCGACATAGGGACGCAAGTCCCTTAATATTGACGTCGCAGCCAGAGGCTGGCTCACTCTCCGAGGCGGAATGGGTGAGCGTAGAAAGCTTATTGGAGGTGCAACCCCGACAGCGGGCTCCAAAAAGGGGCCGTGAGGGGGAGGATGGTGCCAGTGCAGAAATGCCGGCACCGAAAGCGCCCAAGGCGCCAATTATGAAGGCCGCGAAAGCGGCGAAAAAAGGTGGTCGGCCGAAGTCGACTTTGTCCGCTGACGCCCGTCGGGAGTTAGTGGCGGCAAAGCGCGATGAGGCTGAAAAGGCGGTGGCCGAGATGGCCAAAAAGGCGGAGACGCTGCAGGCGTCATCGCCCGCAGACAAGGGCACCCTTGGGGACCAGGCCGCaaccaatataaaaatcatccGGGAAATTGCGGCCCATTCAGGGAACCTCAAGGGTACCTTTCAAAAGGGCCTGAAGGACGCTGCGGCGTCCCTAGAGAAGGTGATGTCGGCTCTGAGCTCTGGGTCGACAGGTGAGGAGGCTGAGCGCCTGCGCGTAATATGCGAGCGCATGGAAGCAAAGGTCTCCTCACTTGAGAAAGAAGTGGCGCAGCTCAGAGCTGCCATTAATAGTGAGCGTCCCGAACGGGCGGCCCTTGCGCCTGCCCCTTTGACAGAATTCCGGCAGGAGGAGACTGAGGTGCTGCAGCGCCTCATTCTCTCCACGATGAGTCCTGTACTGGACGCCCGTTTTGAGGGCCTCCAGGACCGTCTCCTGCCGGCGAAAAGTTTGCGGCCCGCACTGGCAGCCGATAAACGCCGTACGCCGGCGAAAGAGACGTCGGGTGATGGGTTGGCTGCCTCGGTGGCCGACATGCTCCCGGTCTCCGACACCGATGTGGAGGAGGTGCCGGTGCCGGCTCCGGCAAGCCGTACGGCCGTGTGGCGGAAGGCGCCCCCCCAACCGACCCCTGAACCCAAGCCCAAAAAGGGCAAAGGCAAACGGGGTAGGAAGGGAAAGGGCAATAAAGGGAACTCTGCCCCTACGGCGCCTGAGCCGGTACCGTTGGTGACTCCACCACGGTCGTCAACGAGGTCGGCCAACTCATCATCCTACGCAGCCGTAACGGCTGCGCCGGCGTCACGGCCAACCGCTCTGCCTCCGGCTCCTGGGCCAAGCGAAGAGCCCTGGAAAAAGGTGCCGGAGAAGGGTGCCAGGAGGAAGTCTGCCGCTGCCGCTGCCCCACCCCGGGGTAACCAGGCTGCGGCCAAAAAAGAGAAGGGTCCACAACCGCCCAAACTCCGCCCACCGCGGTCGGCTGCGGTTGTGATCAGGCTGCGGCCGGACGCGGAAAAGCGGGGAGCGACATATGGTCAGATCATGGATCTGGCCATGGATAAAGTGGACCTCGGCGCCCTGGGTATACCCGGggtcaaatttaaaaaggcGGCAACCGGTGCCCGCATCTTAGAGATAGCGGGCACTGAAAAGGACGACAAGGCCAACCTCCTGGCGTCCAAATTGAAGGAGGTCCTGGATCCTCAGGTAGCAGAGGTATCCAGGCCTCTAAAGAGTGTGGATGTGCGCGTGCTGGAGCTGTGCGACTCCGCCACACCAGCCTTGGTATGTAGCGCAATCGCTCGTGCGGGTCAATGCCCCGAATCGGAAATCCGAGTCGGGGACATTCGGGAGGACCGCTCGGGCGTTCGCACGGCCTGGGTAAGGTGTCCCATCGCGGCGGCCAAACGGCTGACCGCCAACGGCACCAGACTCCTAGTCGGATGGGTTTCGGCGCAGGTAAAACTGCTGCCGGCTAGGCCCATGCAGTGCTTCCGCTGCCTAGAGACGGGTCATGTCTCGCAGCGGTGCACCGCCGAGTCCGACAGGAGCCTGCTGTGCTACAGGTGCGGCGAGCCGGGTCACAAGGCCGCGGCGTGCAACGCCGCCCCCAAGTGCATCTTGTGCGCGGGGGCAGGCAAGCCGACGGGGCACCGCGTGGGGAGCAAGGCGTGCTCCAGCACgcgccaaaataaaaaaaggagagGTGGGAAGCGGGGTGCGTCCGCGGCTACGGCCCAGACGCAGCCTGCTCGTGCGGCTCAGAGCGCCGAGGTGATGGAAACGGGGGCCTCTTAA